The following coding sequences are from one Paenibacillus tundrae window:
- a CDS encoding aldehyde dehydrogenase — protein MSTLQEISSHEVEEILQHQHEFFRSGATRSVDYRIEQLSRLKQAIQQYESQLIEALYKDLGKSEFESYTTEVGFMLDSITHTIKKVKKWVKPVKVKTQMALIGSKSYIVPEPYGSVLIIGPFNYPFQLLIEPLVGAIAAGNTAVLKASENTPAVSSVVRELIASIFEPSYVKVVEGAKDTTTALINAPFDYIFFTGSVPVGKIVMEAAAKNLVPVTLELGGKSPVIVDEHADLKVAAQRIMWGKLLNTGQTCIAPDYLLVHERVKDQLITEMKQAIESFYGSDIQHNRDYGRIVNNTHFKRLTTIIERDQAQVIYGGQSDEDDRYIEPTLIDVSSWDAASMEDEIFGPILPIITYRHIDEAIADILKRPKPLALYLFTTDTQLQDKVMSEVSFGGGCINDTITHVANPQLPFGGVGNSGVGSYHGKFSIETFSHFKSVLKKSTKLNLPILYPPYAGKLKTIKRLLK, from the coding sequence ATGAGTACCCTACAAGAAATCAGCAGTCATGAAGTTGAAGAGATTTTACAGCACCAGCATGAATTTTTTCGCTCAGGAGCAACACGCTCTGTGGATTATCGAATCGAACAACTAAGCCGCCTTAAACAAGCGATCCAACAATATGAAAGCCAGCTTATTGAAGCACTCTACAAGGATCTAGGTAAGAGCGAGTTCGAATCTTATACCACCGAAGTTGGATTCATGTTGGACAGCATCACACACACGATAAAAAAAGTGAAGAAATGGGTCAAACCGGTCAAAGTAAAAACACAAATGGCCTTGATTGGCTCCAAAAGCTATATTGTCCCTGAACCTTACGGCTCAGTACTGATTATTGGTCCGTTCAATTATCCATTTCAGCTATTGATCGAACCGTTAGTAGGTGCAATTGCAGCAGGCAACACAGCTGTGCTCAAAGCATCGGAGAACACACCAGCGGTATCTTCTGTAGTACGTGAATTGATTGCTTCGATATTTGAGCCTTCATATGTAAAAGTTGTAGAAGGAGCGAAGGACACCACCACAGCTCTTATTAATGCACCATTTGACTATATCTTTTTTACAGGCAGTGTACCTGTAGGTAAGATTGTCATGGAGGCTGCGGCCAAAAACTTAGTTCCTGTTACGTTAGAGCTTGGAGGCAAAAGCCCTGTTATTGTAGATGAACATGCGGATCTGAAAGTGGCGGCACAGCGCATTATGTGGGGAAAATTACTCAATACAGGTCAGACTTGTATAGCGCCGGATTACCTCTTGGTACATGAACGTGTCAAGGATCAATTGATCACAGAAATGAAGCAAGCTATAGAGTCCTTCTACGGTTCTGATATCCAACATAATCGCGATTATGGACGAATCGTAAATAACACGCATTTTAAGCGGTTAACAACCATTATTGAGCGCGATCAGGCTCAGGTTATATATGGTGGACAGTCGGATGAAGATGATCGTTATATCGAGCCAACCCTGATTGATGTAAGTTCATGGGATGCAGCTAGCATGGAAGACGAGATTTTTGGTCCTATTTTGCCGATTATCACGTACAGACACATTGACGAAGCCATTGCGGATATTCTCAAGCGCCCAAAACCACTGGCTCTGTACCTATTCACGACAGACACACAGTTGCAAGACAAGGTCATGTCGGAAGTGTCCTTCGGTGGTGGATGTATTAACGATACCATTACACATGTGGCTAATCCTCAACTGCCATTTGGTGGGGTAGGGAACTCTGGCGTTGGCTCTTATCATGGAAAATTCAGCATTGAGACATTCTCACATTTCAAAAGTGTACTTAAAAAGAGTACAAAGTTGAATCTGCCTATTCTGTATCCACCCTATGCGGGCAAACTCAAAACCATTAAGCGTTTGTTAAAATAA
- a CDS encoding SDR family NAD(P)-dependent oxidoreductase: MKQLDLTGKTALVTGATGQLGRVIARTLADCGANIALHYINNEAKAQELQREIESMGKQAIIVQGDITRPETAPRLQEQIQSSLGGVDIVVANAVIQYAWTTVLEQAPEDYLGQFESCVMQSVYLAKAFIPYMKEVKGGRFIGINTECAMQNFETQSAYTAGKRGMDGLYRVLAKEVGEYQITVNQVAPGWTISERDRSSEPGHDEGYTRTVPLKRRGEDQEIANAVAFLASDLSSFITGAYIPVNGGNVMPAI; this comes from the coding sequence TTGAAACAGTTGGATCTCACAGGAAAAACGGCGTTGGTTACTGGAGCAACGGGTCAATTAGGAAGGGTTATTGCACGTACTCTCGCTGATTGTGGTGCGAATATTGCCCTGCATTACATAAATAATGAGGCCAAGGCTCAGGAGCTTCAACGTGAGATTGAGAGCATGGGTAAACAAGCGATTATTGTTCAGGGTGACATCACCAGACCAGAGACGGCTCCCCGGTTGCAAGAACAAATTCAATCTAGCTTAGGTGGAGTAGATATCGTTGTAGCGAATGCTGTCATTCAATATGCATGGACAACGGTATTAGAGCAGGCACCTGAGGATTACCTCGGACAATTCGAGTCTTGTGTGATGCAGAGCGTTTACTTAGCTAAAGCCTTTATTCCTTATATGAAAGAGGTTAAAGGTGGGCGTTTCATAGGCATCAACACCGAATGCGCCATGCAAAACTTCGAGACACAGTCCGCCTATACTGCGGGTAAACGTGGAATGGATGGCTTGTATCGTGTACTGGCAAAAGAGGTCGGTGAATATCAGATCACCGTTAATCAGGTGGCTCCTGGCTGGACGATTAGTGAACGTGATCGTTCTAGTGAACCTGGACATGATGAAGGCTATACGCGTACTGTGCCATTGAAGCGAAGAGGGGAAGACCAAGAAATAGCTAATGCAGTTGCTTTTCTTGCATCTGATCTATCCTCGTTTATTACGGGAGCTTACATACCGGTTAATGGCGGCAATGTGATGCCTGCGATCTAA
- a CDS encoding glycoside hydrolase family 52 protein, with the protein MSASKSIFYNAHHSPIGAFASFTLGYKGAKGGLGLELGKPADQNIYIGVQSRDGETYQALPFYEATEDESVRYDVEKLESSDAEQAAGQQEVAESTAHSVRAQQPFISAFRDEEITRKFTSGTDTWSAGDLTFRIYSPVRPVPEPLKGEREALMDALVPAVLVEMTIDNTQGQQARKAYFGYQGNDPYSAMRMIGGPEGGSLTGVGQGRLTAIMSKDDGLWPALGFTLEKILQEKHVENLAFGLGGTAALLMEVPAGETRTYRFAVCFYRGGIATSGIDTTYWYTRYFANIQEVGQYALNRYDELASSCEEADHRLGTASLSEDQAFMLAHSIHSYYASTQLLDADGEPFWIVNEGEYRMMNTLDLTADQLYFELALNPWTVRNELEWFVKRYSYTDHVRFPGEEKEYPGGITFTHDIGVANVFSRPGHSAYELVGIDDCFSQMSHEELVNWLCCATVYIEQTQDHSFVQDMLPVIQDCFQSMLNRDHPEEQQRNGLMGLDSTRTKGGAEITTYDSLDVSLGQSRNNIYLAGKCWAVYVALEKLFATEKLADLSLQAGRQADLCAASVAAQLTEAGYIPAVIAENNDSRIIPAIEGLVFPYFTGCEGALDVNGRFSSYLQALRTHLNTVLVPGTCLFDDGGWKLSSTSNNSWLSKIYLSQFITRELLGVEWDESGKQADAAHVNWLLHPEESYWCWSDQILSGVAVGSKYYPRGVTSILWLLEGKGHQLGRIYASKEAVQ; encoded by the coding sequence ATGAGCGCATCCAAATCTATTTTTTATAATGCCCATCACTCACCCATTGGAGCTTTTGCTAGTTTCACTTTAGGTTATAAGGGAGCGAAGGGTGGACTCGGACTGGAGCTGGGCAAGCCAGCAGATCAGAATATTTATATTGGTGTTCAGTCTAGGGATGGCGAGACCTATCAAGCCCTTCCTTTTTATGAAGCGACAGAAGACGAGAGTGTCCGATATGACGTGGAGAAGCTGGAAAGTTCAGATGCAGAGCAGGCAGCAGGACAACAGGAAGTTGCGGAATCTACAGCACATTCTGTGCGAGCACAGCAGCCGTTCATTTCGGCTTTTCGAGATGAAGAGATCACACGTAAGTTCACCTCCGGAACAGATACATGGTCCGCAGGAGATCTTACATTCCGCATATACTCACCGGTACGTCCTGTGCCAGAGCCGCTGAAGGGTGAGCGTGAAGCATTAATGGATGCGCTTGTGCCTGCAGTACTGGTTGAAATGACGATTGATAATACGCAGGGACAACAGGCACGCAAAGCGTATTTTGGATATCAAGGCAATGATCCTTATTCAGCAATGAGAATGATTGGTGGCCCAGAAGGCGGCTCTTTGACAGGTGTGGGTCAAGGACGCTTAACCGCGATTATGTCTAAGGATGATGGACTGTGGCCCGCTCTAGGCTTTACATTAGAGAAAATTCTTCAAGAGAAACATGTTGAAAATCTTGCGTTTGGCTTGGGCGGTACGGCTGCATTGTTAATGGAGGTTCCGGCAGGCGAGACACGTACATACCGTTTTGCAGTCTGCTTCTATCGCGGAGGCATTGCTACTTCTGGAATCGATACGACTTATTGGTATACTCGATACTTTGCAAATATTCAGGAAGTAGGGCAGTATGCACTCAATCGGTACGATGAATTGGCATCGTCCTGCGAGGAGGCTGATCATCGTCTGGGAACGGCTTCTCTCTCCGAAGATCAGGCTTTCATGCTTGCTCATTCCATCCATAGTTATTATGCAAGCACACAGCTGCTTGACGCTGACGGTGAACCGTTCTGGATCGTTAACGAAGGGGAATATCGCATGATGAATACACTGGATCTAACGGCAGATCAGTTGTATTTCGAATTGGCTCTTAATCCGTGGACTGTGCGGAACGAGCTGGAATGGTTTGTGAAGCGTTATAGTTACACTGATCATGTTCGTTTTCCAGGTGAAGAGAAAGAATACCCAGGTGGCATTACGTTTACACATGATATTGGAGTAGCGAATGTATTTTCAAGACCCGGACATTCAGCCTACGAGCTTGTGGGCATTGACGACTGTTTCTCGCAGATGAGCCATGAGGAATTAGTGAACTGGCTCTGCTGTGCGACGGTATACATTGAGCAGACGCAGGATCACAGTTTTGTCCAAGACATGTTACCTGTTATTCAAGATTGCTTCCAAAGCATGCTTAACCGAGATCACCCGGAAGAACAGCAACGTAATGGTCTCATGGGGCTGGATAGCACTCGCACCAAAGGCGGAGCAGAGATTACAACCTATGATAGTCTGGACGTATCGCTAGGGCAGTCCCGCAACAATATCTATTTGGCAGGAAAATGCTGGGCTGTTTATGTCGCTCTGGAGAAGCTGTTTGCAACAGAGAAACTTGCTGATCTGTCCCTTCAGGCCGGACGCCAAGCTGATCTTTGTGCAGCCAGTGTGGCAGCACAGTTAACAGAGGCCGGTTACATTCCGGCGGTAATCGCGGAGAACAATGATTCTCGAATTATTCCAGCTATTGAAGGCTTAGTATTCCCGTACTTCACAGGATGTGAAGGTGCGCTTGATGTTAATGGCCGCTTCAGCTCATATCTGCAAGCACTGAGAACGCATTTGAACACGGTTCTAGTACCAGGTACCTGTCTATTTGACGATGGTGGATGGAAGCTTTCATCTACAAGCAACAACTCATGGCTTAGCAAAATCTATTTATCTCAATTCATTACACGAGAGCTTCTAGGAGTTGAGTGGGATGAATCCGGCAAACAAGCCGATGCAGCTCATGTGAACTGGTTATTGCATCCAGAAGAATCCTACTGGTGCTGGAGTGACCAGATTCTATCTGGCGTTGCAGTCGGAAGTAAATATTATCCGCGCGGAGTAACATCTATTTTGTGGCTTCTTGAAGGTAAGGGGCATCAATTAGGACGTATCTACGCAAGTAAGGAGGCTGTACAATGA
- a CDS encoding ArsR/SmtB family transcription factor, whose amino-acid sequence MGQQALHIFQNCIPLFQVLSDNHRQSILLMLSERGKMTVNEITEQSSLSRPAISHHLKLLLEKGLISVEQKGTQRYYSASLQSSVALLKELVTALEEECI is encoded by the coding sequence ATGGGACAACAAGCACTACATATCTTTCAGAATTGCATTCCTTTATTTCAGGTACTCAGTGATAACCACCGACAATCGATCCTGCTCATGCTTAGTGAACGAGGCAAGATGACAGTGAATGAAATCACGGAACAATCCAGCTTGTCACGACCTGCCATTTCTCACCATTTGAAGTTACTGCTTGAAAAAGGGCTGATCTCGGTAGAGCAGAAGGGCACACAACGTTATTACTCTGCATCGCTGCAATCCTCGGTTGCACTGTTGAAAGAACTCGTTACGGCTTTGGAAGAAGAGTGCATATAA
- a CDS encoding NAD(P)-dependent alcohol dehydrogenase produces MRQHSIPETMKAAVMKEPGHIHIEQQAVPVPKADEVLIQVMAVGVCGSDVHYFEHGRIGRFVVEKPIILGHECAGIVAAVGSSVTRLKHGDRVAVEPGVTCGRCSACKEGRYNLCPDVQFLATPPVDGAFVQYMTIREDMAFPIPDHLSFEEAALNEPFSVGIHAARRSKLAPGTTLAIMGMGPVGLMAVAAAKSFGVERIIVTDLEEVRLEAARRLGATHTINVRNEDALPIIRELTNGQGVDTAWETAGNPKALQTALYSLRRGGKLAIVGLPAQDEIALNVPFIADNEVDIYGIFRYANTYSAGIEFLSSGQHDVMTLITDRYSLEDTQQAMERALHNKSGSLKVMVYPNGMQ; encoded by the coding sequence ATGAGACAACATTCCATTCCAGAGACAATGAAGGCAGCTGTTATGAAGGAACCAGGTCACATCCACATTGAACAGCAAGCAGTTCCCGTACCTAAGGCAGATGAAGTACTCATTCAAGTCATGGCTGTAGGTGTATGTGGGTCTGACGTACACTATTTCGAGCATGGTCGGATTGGCCGATTCGTTGTGGAAAAGCCGATCATACTAGGTCATGAATGTGCAGGAATCGTGGCAGCCGTGGGTTCTAGCGTGACTAGGCTTAAACATGGAGACCGCGTAGCCGTCGAGCCTGGGGTGACTTGTGGCCGGTGTTCGGCTTGTAAGGAGGGGCGCTATAATTTGTGTCCGGATGTGCAATTCTTGGCGACGCCTCCTGTTGATGGAGCATTTGTTCAGTACATGACGATACGTGAAGATATGGCATTTCCGATCCCAGATCATCTTTCGTTTGAAGAAGCAGCCTTGAACGAACCATTCTCGGTGGGTATTCATGCCGCGCGTCGGAGTAAGCTTGCTCCGGGAACAACGTTAGCCATCATGGGGATGGGGCCTGTAGGTTTAATGGCTGTAGCCGCGGCGAAGTCGTTCGGAGTGGAACGAATTATTGTGACAGACTTAGAAGAAGTTCGACTTGAGGCTGCACGCCGACTCGGAGCTACGCATACGATCAATGTTCGAAATGAAGATGCACTTCCTATCATTCGTGAACTCACGAATGGTCAAGGTGTTGATACAGCGTGGGAAACTGCGGGTAATCCCAAAGCACTACAGACAGCGCTATATTCACTACGGCGCGGAGGGAAGCTTGCCATTGTGGGTTTACCTGCACAAGACGAAATTGCACTGAATGTTCCTTTTATTGCGGATAATGAGGTGGATATATACGGGATATTCCGTTATGCGAATACGTATAGTGCAGGAATTGAATTCCTGAGCTCTGGTCAGCATGACGTGATGACGCTGATTACCGATCGTTATAGCCTGGAGGACACGCAGCAGGCGATGGAACGAGCTTTGCATAACAAAAGCGGAAGTCTTAAAGTGATGGTTTACCCTAATGGAATGCAGTAA
- a CDS encoding alpha-glucuronidase family glycosyl hydrolase, which yields MSRSIVQTELSGPQYDAWLSYRSGSSTRGGVAKHAPSWIRHIIVNEKHEVLSTAVAELMQGLENIYGVKPAVNQAQSAQANSDAAPGIWLGTWSGSSCVAGQFSESERTSVQGEGYIIRFNEKQGQLAIGAESAQGVLYGTFHVLRELTLTPESSIDAEPLESRLRYIAEQPRNSLRMINQWDNVDGSIERGYAGDSIFYEKGEFTRDLGRIRDYARLLASTGINAISINNVNVHQRESLFLTEHFLGDVARIAAEFRAYGIQLFLSVNYASPIEIGGLNTADPLDEQVREWWNVHTAKVYAAIPDFGGYLVKADSENRPGPFTYNRDHADGANMLAEALRPFNGVVIWRCFVYNCKQDWRDRSTDRARAAYDHFTPLDGRFADNVILQIKNGPMDFQVREAVSPLFGAMEQTNQVIEFQITQEYTGQQRHLCYLVPQWKDVLDFDTYAKGEGSEIKNIVDGSMFNRLYSGFAAVSNIGSDACWTGHPLAQANLYGYGRLAWNPELSAEEIAEEWIRLTFGHDEKVIHTISAMLLSSLDIYENYTAPLGVGWMVNPNHHYGPNVDGYEYSKWGTYHFADCEGIGVDRTVRSGTGYTSQYHQQNTDKYESLEQCPDELILFFHHVPYTHVLHSGKTVIQHIYDTHFEGATQAEELANQWRSLEGKIDASIYDKVALLQEEQAEHAKEWRDMINTYFYRKSGIDDEQGRTIY from the coding sequence ATGAGTCGATCCATCGTTCAGACGGAATTATCCGGCCCTCAGTATGATGCATGGCTGTCTTACCGTTCAGGTTCATCTACAAGAGGGGGAGTAGCGAAACATGCTCCTTCCTGGATCCGGCACATTATTGTAAATGAAAAGCATGAGGTCTTGTCTACGGCCGTTGCTGAACTTATGCAGGGATTAGAGAATATATACGGTGTAAAACCAGCTGTAAATCAAGCTCAATCCGCTCAAGCGAACTCAGATGCAGCACCAGGGATATGGCTGGGCACTTGGTCTGGTTCATCCTGTGTAGCTGGACAATTCAGTGAAAGTGAACGCACCTCCGTTCAGGGAGAAGGCTACATTATTCGTTTTAATGAGAAGCAAGGTCAATTGGCCATTGGAGCTGAATCCGCTCAAGGCGTCCTTTATGGTACGTTTCATGTTCTGAGAGAGCTTACTCTAACCCCAGAAAGCTCGATTGATGCCGAACCTCTGGAGTCTAGATTACGTTACATTGCAGAACAACCACGTAATTCTCTACGGATGATTAATCAGTGGGATAATGTGGATGGCAGTATTGAGCGAGGTTATGCCGGCGATTCTATCTTCTATGAGAAGGGGGAATTCACTCGTGATCTTGGACGGATACGAGATTATGCACGACTTCTTGCCTCAACCGGGATCAACGCGATCTCCATCAATAATGTGAACGTACATCAACGTGAGTCATTGTTTCTGACTGAACATTTCTTAGGGGATGTGGCTCGCATTGCAGCTGAATTCAGAGCGTATGGCATTCAACTTTTCCTAAGTGTCAATTATGCAAGTCCAATCGAGATCGGTGGGTTGAATACAGCAGATCCTCTTGATGAGCAAGTTCGTGAATGGTGGAATGTGCATACCGCTAAAGTGTATGCTGCCATACCTGACTTTGGGGGTTATTTAGTAAAAGCAGATTCTGAAAATCGACCTGGACCTTTCACCTACAATCGTGATCATGCGGATGGTGCCAATATGCTTGCAGAAGCCCTACGTCCATTCAATGGAGTTGTTATCTGGCGCTGCTTCGTCTATAACTGCAAGCAGGATTGGCGTGATCGTTCAACGGATCGCGCACGTGCAGCTTATGATCATTTCACTCCGCTCGATGGCCGCTTTGCGGATAATGTCATTTTGCAAATCAAAAATGGCCCAATGGACTTCCAGGTTCGTGAAGCAGTATCTCCACTGTTTGGTGCCATGGAGCAGACGAATCAAGTGATTGAGTTTCAGATTACACAGGAATATACGGGTCAGCAGCGTCATCTGTGTTATCTGGTACCACAATGGAAGGACGTCTTGGATTTTGATACGTATGCCAAAGGCGAAGGGTCTGAGATTAAAAACATTGTCGATGGATCGATGTTCAACAGACTTTATAGTGGCTTTGCAGCCGTTTCAAACATCGGTTCAGATGCTTGCTGGACAGGACACCCACTTGCTCAGGCTAACTTATATGGATATGGAAGGCTAGCTTGGAATCCAGAGTTGTCAGCTGAAGAGATCGCTGAGGAATGGATTCGCCTAACGTTTGGACATGACGAAAAGGTGATTCATACCATCTCAGCCATGTTGCTGAGCTCACTGGACATTTATGAGAACTATACGGCACCTCTAGGGGTAGGCTGGATGGTTAACCCTAATCATCATTATGGCCCTAACGTGGATGGATATGAGTATTCCAAATGGGGGACTTATCACTTTGCCGATTGCGAAGGCATCGGTGTGGATCGTACGGTGCGTAGTGGCACGGGGTATACTTCCCAGTATCACCAGCAGAACACGGACAAGTATGAATCCCTTGAACAGTGTCCGGATGAGTTAATATTATTTTTCCATCATGTACCGTATACGCATGTGCTTCACTCCGGCAAAACGGTCATTCAACACATTTATGATACTCACTTTGAAGGAGCAACGCAGGCGGAAGAGCTGGCTAATCAATGGAGAAGCCTTGAAGGCAAGATTGATGCAAGCATATACGACAAGGTTGCTTTATTGCAGGAGGAACAGGCTGAACATGCGAAAGAATGGCGAGACATGATTAATACTTACTTTTATCGTAAGAGTGGCATTGATGATGAACAGGGCAGAACGATTTATTAA
- a CDS encoding HPr family phosphocarrier protein, with product MRTHEFTIHTDFHRDDLMSVSSQASRFASDISMSFLDADYERRVDVKSLLGMALLPIRQGSIVRLQTRGWDELEALEYMLDVLEKRRK from the coding sequence GTGAGAACACATGAATTTACGATTCACACGGATTTTCACCGGGATGATCTGATGTCTGTATCTTCTCAAGCATCACGCTTTGCCTCCGATATTTCAATGTCGTTTCTGGATGCTGATTATGAACGTCGAGTTGATGTCAAAAGCTTGCTCGGGATGGCTCTTCTTCCTATCAGGCAAGGGAGCATTGTCAGATTGCAAACCAGAGGTTGGGATGAACTTGAGGCTCTAGAGTACATGTTAGATGTGCTGGAGAAAAGAAGGAAGTAG
- a CDS encoding type B 50S ribosomal protein L31, whose protein sequence is MPKADIHPKTQIVIFYDASADYKFLSSSTKFSNETMEWEDGNTYPVIRVDTSSASHPFFTGKQRNVDIGGRVDKFNRKYNLKN, encoded by the coding sequence ATGCCAAAAGCTGATATCCATCCAAAGACACAAATCGTAATTTTCTACGATGCAAGCGCTGATTACAAATTCCTGAGTTCTTCGACTAAATTCTCGAACGAAACAATGGAATGGGAAGATGGTAACACTTACCCAGTAATCCGTGTGGACACTAGCTCCGCATCCCACCCGTTCTTCACTGGTAAACAAAGAAACGTGGACATCGGTGGTCGTGTTGACAAGTTCAACCGTAAATACAACCTCAAAAACTAG
- a CDS encoding AraC family transcriptional regulator: MSSTYLPPLLGESVHEVFYPDVQTTVNLFAIHLRSVAADWDYPAHEHPQYELNYVTEGEQLMTVNGHVYQQKAGELLLIPPGSIHSSQSRNDQGFTYFCMHFDIDDQLFLSLLARIKQVLFSSDSPVTQKIEPVLRKLMNTAPHPTPSAMVQRMQLQSAVFELFGHLWEAVSQEVAQSFTDSYEKIELAHQIRNRLQGLVSQQFKQGRETDTHYGIDDIASELGISSSHCNRVFKQVFGQSPRVVLSEMVLHEAKLLLVNSTRSIQQISSMLGYKDIAHFSRQFKRWSGVSPSQYRLERANEK; the protein is encoded by the coding sequence ATGTCTTCTACCTATCTGCCTCCACTTCTAGGAGAAAGTGTACATGAAGTCTTTTACCCGGATGTACAGACGACGGTCAATCTATTTGCGATCCATTTGCGCAGTGTTGCTGCAGATTGGGATTATCCGGCACATGAGCATCCTCAATACGAATTGAATTATGTAACAGAGGGCGAGCAATTGATGACGGTTAACGGTCACGTTTACCAACAAAAGGCTGGCGAATTACTCCTGATTCCTCCAGGTAGCATTCATTCCAGCCAAAGTCGTAATGATCAAGGTTTTACATATTTCTGCATGCACTTTGATATTGATGACCAATTGTTTCTTTCCCTGCTTGCACGAATCAAACAAGTTTTGTTCAGTTCAGATAGCCCAGTGACACAGAAAATCGAGCCTGTACTTCGTAAATTAATGAACACTGCCCCTCATCCTACTCCCAGTGCAATGGTGCAACGTATGCAGCTTCAATCCGCTGTATTTGAACTATTCGGTCACTTGTGGGAGGCTGTCTCACAAGAAGTAGCTCAGTCATTCACAGACAGCTATGAGAAGATTGAGCTCGCTCATCAAATTCGAAACCGACTACAGGGCTTGGTTAGCCAACAGTTCAAGCAAGGTCGGGAAACGGATACTCACTATGGCATCGATGATATTGCATCAGAACTGGGGATCAGCTCTTCTCATTGCAATCGGGTATTCAAGCAGGTGTTTGGGCAATCTCCGCGCGTTGTTTTGTCCGAAATGGTACTGCATGAAGCGAAGCTGCTACTGGTAAATTCAACTCGATCGATCCAGCAAATTTCATCCATGCTTGGTTACAAGGATATTGCTCATTTCAGTCGTCAATTTAAACGCTGGTCTGGTGTATCACCGTCTCAATACAGATTGGAACGAGCGAACGAGAAGTAA
- a CDS encoding Dabb family protein, with amino-acid sequence MSSITHMVTFTLYVGKDTPEAESFLQESQTALAAIPGVEQFQVFRQVSEKNEFDYSFSMVFANQAAYDAYNNHPVHVQYVAERWEKEVSRFQEIDLVQHTT; translated from the coding sequence ATGAGTAGCATTACACATATGGTAACTTTTACACTTTACGTGGGCAAGGATACGCCAGAGGCAGAGAGCTTTTTACAAGAAAGCCAAACGGCATTAGCAGCCATCCCAGGTGTGGAGCAGTTTCAAGTGTTTCGCCAAGTAAGCGAGAAAAATGAATTCGATTACAGCTTTTCGATGGTTTTTGCGAATCAAGCGGCATATGATGCTTACAACAACCATCCGGTTCATGTTCAATATGTAGCTGAACGCTGGGAAAAAGAAGTAAGTCGTTTCCAAGAAATTGATCTAGTCCAACATACAACATAA